The following proteins are encoded in a genomic region of Rhinoraja longicauda isolate Sanriku21f chromosome 14, sRhiLon1.1, whole genome shotgun sequence:
- the LOC144599889 gene encoding myozenin-2-like, translating into MMSHASLIRERKEKASAIAREVHGGAIVQLDLGKKVSLPQDLMMEELSLLANKGSKMFQMRQKRVDKFTVEGVRGAPARSGLGGMNAAGHPGPGHMNADGMKENYRSEVHVAHPGKQSGPAVAPKPFGRLSAAKNINVVLNPNIIAPGYSSPLKEIPAEKFNVTAIPRSYHSPWADTLGYQDHLIDVMINQLPEAPPDTKPQTYRCFNRAAIPFGGCGRLFAVPDLESMEMPEEAVAPDVGRLTNRPSFNRRARGWTGPPLPESDEL; encoded by the exons CAATAGTGCAACTTGACCTGGGCAAGAAGGTGAGtcttccccaggacctgatgatgGAGGAGCTCTCCCTCCTCGCCAACAAGGGATCCAAGATgttccagatgaggcagaagaGAGTCGACAAGTTCACGGTGGAAGGGGTGAGAGGAGCGCCGGCAAGGAGTGGCCTCGGTGGCATGAACGCTGCGGGACATCCTGGCCCGGGACACATG AACGCTGATGGGATGAAGGAGAACTACCGTTCGGAGGTCCACGTCGCCCATCCTGGCAAGCAGTCTGGCCCGGCCGTCGCCCCAAAACCCTTCGGCAGGCTCTCCGCGGCCAAGAACATCAACGTCGTGCTGAATCCCAACATCATCGCTCCAG GTTACTCCAGTCCACTGAAGGAAATCCCAGCAGAGAAGTTCAACGTCACGGCCATCCCGAGGTCCTACCATTCGCCCTGGGCAGACACTCTGGGGTACCAGGACCACCTCATCGACGTGATGATCAACCAGCTTCCAGAAGCCCCTCCGGACACCAAGCCCCAAACCTACCGATGCTTCAACAG AGCTGCCATCCcgttcggaggctgcgggaggctGTTCGCAGTGCCAGACCTGGAGAGCATGGAGATGCCGGAGGAAGCCGTGGCCCCGGACGTCGGCCGCCTCACCAACAGGCCCAGCTTCAACCGCCGGGCCCGCGGCTGGACCGGGCCACCCCTGCCTGAGTCCGACGAACTCTGA